Proteins encoded together in one Telopea speciosissima isolate NSW1024214 ecotype Mountain lineage chromosome 6, Tspe_v1, whole genome shotgun sequence window:
- the LOC122664480 gene encoding uncharacterized protein LOC122664480: MAGKPVAQEINHLEKLNGSNYDTWNMNINHILIYEKLDRVLESKPVVGDNSTIVEIKAAEKWSEDDKRARSMILLKMEDHVMKVFNKHKSTKAVLEAVKAKYDVKTETHTQLLTQRYNSCRMGEGEDVVNHINKMLVMAQELDDAGSNVSNNYQVSTIINSLPPSWAMAQTALRFLGENLTLEQLPQ, from the coding sequence ATGGCCGGAAAACCTGTAGCACAAGAAATCAATCATCTTGAGAAATTGAATGGGTCAAATTATGATACATGGAACATGAATATCAATCATATACTGATATATGAGAAGTTGGACCGTGTTCTAGAATCGAAACCTGTGGTTGGGGATAATTCCACCATTGTAGAGATTAAAGCTGCGGAAAAATGGTCTGAAGATGACAAGAGAGCCCGTAGCATGATCCTCTTGAAGATGGAAGATCATGTGATGAAGGTGTTTAACAAACACAAGTCGACCAAAGCAGTGTTGGAAGCTGTGAAGGCCAAATATGATGTGAAAACTGAAACTCACACTCAGCTATTGACTCAGAGATACAATAGTTGTAGAATGGGTGAAGGTGAGGATGTTGTGAATCACATCAACAAGATGCTCGTAATGGCTCAAGAGTTGGATGATGCGGGATCGAATGTGTCAAATAACTATCAAGTATCCACGATCATCAACAGTTTGCCCCCTTCTTGGGCGATGGCTCAAACTGCACTAAGATTCCTGGGGGAAAATCTCACTCTTGAGCAGCTTCCCCAATAA